One window of Leptotrichia sp. oral taxon 498 genomic DNA carries:
- the atpH gene encoding ATP synthase F1 subunit delta, translated as MEDEIAKTYAKAIYDIAKSSNKIDEVREVLNILIEKYSEEEQFRRILENPIIKFSEKEEFLKKSFSFASAESIKVVRYIIKKNRLSSVAKIKAKFLEIYYKENNKLPVTAIFAKKLSNEQEKKLTKKLEKKYNKKIVLNLVVDKSIIGGGIIKVNDEIIDGSIKNQISDMKKVF; from the coding sequence ATGGAAGACGAGATTGCAAAAACATATGCCAAAGCTATCTATGATATAGCAAAATCTTCTAATAAAATAGATGAAGTTCGAGAAGTGCTTAATATTTTAATTGAAAAATATTCAGAAGAAGAACAGTTTAGAAGAATTTTAGAAAATCCGATAATTAAATTTTCTGAAAAGGAAGAGTTTTTAAAAAAATCTTTTAGTTTTGCTAGTGCAGAGTCAATTAAAGTGGTAAGATATATCATTAAAAAAAATAGATTATCTTCAGTAGCGAAAATAAAAGCTAAATTTTTGGAAATTTATTACAAGGAAAATAATAAACTTCCTGTGACAGCTATATTTGCAAAAAAATTATCAAATGAACAGGAAAAGAAATTAACAAAAAAATTGGAAAAAAAATACAATAAAAAAATTGTATTAAATTTAGTTGTTGATAAAAGTATAATTGGTGGAGGAATCATAAAGGTAAACGATGAAATAATTGATGGTTCAATAAAAAATCAAATAAGCGATATGAAAAAAGTTTTTTAG
- a CDS encoding NAD-dependent protein deacylase, producing MKIVDMESFEKTSKLRKIIEESKKIVFFGGAGVSTESGIPDFRSANGIYSQKLNRHFSPEELISHTMYLKYPEDFYDFYKKNLIYKKAKPNFTHFYLAKLEKEGKLSAVVTQNIDCLHEMAGSKNVLKVHGTIDRNICTKCGKVYNLDEFLSFCEREKIPHCPDCGGVIKPDVTLYEEGLNIEVFSEAIRQISNADTLIIGGTSLIVHPAASLIQYFNGKNLVLINKSSTDKDYLANLVIHDKIGEVFKKL from the coding sequence ATGAAAATAGTGGATATGGAAAGTTTTGAAAAGACAAGCAAATTGAGAAAAATAATAGAAGAAAGTAAAAAAATTGTATTTTTTGGAGGAGCTGGAGTTTCCACAGAGTCTGGAATTCCTGATTTTAGAAGTGCAAATGGAATTTATAGTCAAAAGTTGAATAGACATTTTTCACCTGAAGAGCTGATTTCACACACAATGTATTTAAAATATCCAGAAGATTTTTATGATTTTTATAAAAAAAATTTAATTTATAAAAAAGCTAAACCCAATTTTACACACTTTTATTTAGCTAAACTGGAAAAAGAAGGAAAACTGAGTGCTGTTGTAACTCAAAATATTGACTGTCTGCACGAGATGGCTGGAAGTAAAAATGTTTTGAAAGTGCATGGCACAATTGATAGAAATATTTGTACAAAATGTGGAAAAGTCTATAATTTAGACGAGTTTTTGAGTTTTTGCGAAAGGGAAAAAATTCCACATTGTCCTGACTGTGGTGGAGTTATAAAGCCAGATGTGACTCTTTATGAAGAAGGTCTAAATATAGAAGTCTTTTCAGAAGCGATAAGACAAATTTCAAATGCTGATACTTTGATTATCGGCGGAACATCTTTAATCGTTCATCCAGCAGCTTCATTGATTCAATATTTTAATGGAAAAAATCTCGTTTTAATTAACAAAAGCTCAACTGATAAAGATTATTTGGCAAATTTAGTCATTCACGATAAAATTGGAGAAGTTTTTAAAAAATTATAA
- the atpB gene encoding F0F1 ATP synthase subunit A has protein sequence MKNKVFKFIGLLILMMVIVNVILAIVSTVLPINFESPSSVVEPPHYFNFIIGSFKFSLSQTVLNTWVLMLVIMFIINLGTKNASVKNPSKMQIIMEEYYNFIENTFLTTFGKYKKKYIPFFAALFAFIMFSNLCGFLFPFVIMILKGQHGMEIKPFFRTPTADPNTTIGLSLVVIVLFLTVSIKKGGFRAYLKSLFEPMWFMFPLNIVDIFSKVLNTSMRLFGNMLAGLVIVGLLYSLVGHQLFQSITNNLLKGNFSFAVGWTMILQLYLDLFIGIVQAFVFTVLSSVYISEGLGEEEEDE, from the coding sequence ATGAAAAATAAAGTTTTTAAATTTATTGGACTCTTAATTCTTATGATGGTGATTGTAAATGTTATTTTGGCAATTGTAAGTACGGTTTTGCCGATTAATTTTGAATCGCCGAGTTCAGTTGTAGAGCCCCCGCATTATTTTAATTTTATTATCGGCAGCTTTAAATTCTCGCTAAGTCAGACAGTATTAAATACTTGGGTTTTAATGCTTGTAATAATGTTCATTATAAATTTGGGGACAAAAAATGCAAGTGTAAAAAATCCAAGCAAAATGCAAATTATAATGGAAGAATATTATAATTTTATTGAAAATACATTTCTTACAACTTTTGGAAAATATAAAAAGAAATATATTCCATTTTTTGCGGCACTATTTGCCTTTATAATGTTTTCAAATTTATGTGGATTTCTATTTCCGTTTGTGATAATGATTTTAAAAGGACAGCATGGAATGGAAATAAAACCATTTTTTAGAACGCCGACAGCTGATCCAAATACGACAATTGGACTGTCACTTGTAGTAATTGTTCTTTTTTTAACAGTTTCTATAAAAAAAGGCGGATTTAGAGCATATTTAAAATCGTTGTTTGAGCCAATGTGGTTTATGTTTCCGCTAAATATTGTTGACATCTTTTCAAAAGTTTTGAATACATCAATGCGTTTATTTGGGAATATGCTTGCAGGATTAGTAATCGTGGGACTTTTATACAGCCTTGTGGGGCATCAGTTGTTTCAGTCTATAACGAATAATTTATTAAAAGGAAATTTCTCGTTCGCAGTGGGTTGGACAATGATTTTACAACTATATTTAGATTTATTTATAGGAATTGTTCAAGCGTTTGTCTTTACAGTGTTGTCATCCGTTTATATCAGTGAAGGATTAGGCGAAGAAGAGGAAGATGAATAA
- the atpA gene encoding F0F1 ATP synthase subunit alpha translates to MKIKPEEVSKIIRSEIENYKNKIDISNTGTVLEVGDGIARIYGLSDAMSGELLEFENGATGMALNLEESNIGAVIFGETIGIKEGSLVKGTGKVAQVPAGEELLGRVVDALGNAIDGKGEIKASKYMPIERQASGIIARKPVSEPLQTGIKAIDGMFPIGKGQRELIIGDRQTGKTAIAIDAIINQKENDTICIYVAIGQKRSTVAQIYRKLEETGALDYTIIVAATASESAPLQYLAPYAGVAMGEYFMDNGKSVLIIYDDLSKHAVAYREMSLLLKRPPGREAFPGDVFYLHSRLLERAAKLSDKLGGGSITALPIIETKAGDISAYIPTNVISITDGQIFLETDLFNSGFRPAINAGVSVSRVGGSAQIKAMKQVASKVKLELAQYNELLAFTQFGSDLDKATRDQLNRGSKIMEVLKQGQYSPYKVEEQVISFYCVTNGFFDDVPTEKVRQFERELIDALSSKTIILKQILEKKQIDDEIKNSLNDFIQDFKEEYVW, encoded by the coding sequence TTGAAGATTAAACCAGAAGAGGTAAGTAAGATAATTCGTAGCGAAATAGAAAATTACAAAAATAAAATTGATATTTCCAACACTGGAACAGTTCTCGAAGTTGGAGATGGAATTGCTAGAATTTATGGATTAAGTGATGCTATGTCTGGAGAACTATTAGAATTTGAGAATGGTGCAACTGGAATGGCTCTAAATCTAGAAGAAAGCAATATCGGAGCAGTTATTTTTGGAGAAACAATCGGAATAAAAGAAGGAAGTTTAGTAAAGGGAACAGGAAAAGTTGCACAAGTGCCTGCTGGAGAAGAATTACTTGGAAGAGTTGTAGATGCACTGGGAAATGCTATTGATGGAAAAGGTGAAATAAAAGCTAGTAAATATATGCCAATAGAAAGACAGGCTTCTGGAATAATAGCAAGAAAACCTGTAAGTGAACCGCTGCAAACTGGAATAAAAGCAATTGACGGAATGTTTCCAATTGGAAAGGGACAAAGGGAACTTATAATTGGAGATAGACAAACTGGAAAAACAGCAATAGCAATTGACGCAATAATAAATCAAAAAGAAAATGACACGATTTGTATTTATGTTGCAATTGGACAAAAAAGATCGACAGTTGCACAAATTTATAGAAAATTAGAGGAAACAGGAGCGCTTGACTACACTATAATTGTGGCGGCAACAGCGTCAGAATCTGCACCGCTTCAATATTTGGCACCATATGCGGGAGTGGCAATGGGAGAATATTTTATGGATAATGGAAAAAGTGTTTTGATAATTTATGATGATTTGTCTAAACACGCTGTAGCTTATCGTGAAATGTCTTTACTGCTTAAAAGACCGCCTGGAAGAGAAGCCTTTCCTGGAGATGTATTCTATTTGCACTCAAGACTTCTTGAAAGAGCTGCAAAATTAAGTGATAAATTGGGTGGTGGCTCAATTACGGCGCTACCGATTATTGAAACAAAAGCTGGAGATATTTCGGCATATATTCCAACAAATGTAATTTCGATTACAGATGGACAGATTTTCTTGGAAACTGATTTATTTAATTCAGGATTTAGACCAGCGATAAATGCAGGAGTTTCTGTATCAAGGGTCGGTGGATCAGCACAAATAAAAGCGATGAAACAAGTTGCTTCAAAAGTGAAATTGGAACTTGCACAATATAATGAATTACTTGCGTTTACACAATTTGGTTCAGACTTGGACAAAGCGACAAGAGATCAATTAAATCGTGGTTCTAAAATAATGGAAGTATTAAAACAAGGACAATACAGTCCGTATAAAGTGGAAGAACAAGTAATTTCATTTTACTGTGTAACAAATGGATTTTTTGACGATGTTCCAACAGAAAAAGTTCGACAGTTTGAAAGAGAATTAATTGATGCACTTTCAAGCAAAACGATTATTTTGAAACAGATTTTGGAGAAAAAACAGATTGATGATGAAATTAAAAATTCTTTAAATGACTTTATTCAAGACTTTAAAGAAGAGTATGTCTGGTAA
- a CDS encoding phosphomevalonate kinase has product MEDKNNNGNRDKNKKINIKTCGKLYIAGEYAVLNCGNSAIIKNVDIFMNAQINFSKNSEYHIFSDMFDYLVTLKYDKNYSLIQNTIKNVNDFLILSKINPEPIDLKITGKMEKNGKKYGIGSSGSVVILVIKAMFELYYKKLNKKFFSKEIIFKLAAYTLLKLGDNGSMGDLACISYENMVFYTSFDREKIKEFIEKKDLKEVLEMDWGYKIEEIKCGIECNFLVGWTKKPSISSEMIKIVKSSIDKKFLSEVQDIVNNLREAIINGEKEKIKKLIENNGNILKKLNENIYSLELLKLVQATQGLDICAKSSGSGGGDCGIAISFDENDSKELIKRWEKLEIEIIFSGKL; this is encoded by the coding sequence ATGGAAGATAAAAATAATAATGGAAATAGGGATAAAAATAAAAAAATAAATATAAAAACTTGTGGAAAACTTTATATTGCTGGAGAATATGCCGTATTAAACTGTGGAAATAGTGCGATTATAAAAAATGTTGATATTTTTATGAATGCACAAATAAATTTTTCTAAAAATTCAGAATATCATATATTTTCAGATATGTTTGATTATTTAGTTACACTTAAATACGATAAAAATTATTCATTAATTCAAAATACGATAAAAAATGTAAATGATTTTTTGATTTTAAGTAAAATAAATCCAGAGCCAATTGATTTAAAAATAACTGGAAAAATGGAGAAAAATGGGAAAAAATATGGAATCGGATCAAGTGGAAGTGTTGTAATTTTGGTAATAAAAGCTATGTTTGAGTTATATTATAAAAAATTAAATAAAAAATTTTTTTCAAAAGAAATAATTTTTAAATTGGCAGCTTATACATTGCTAAAATTGGGAGATAATGGCTCAATGGGAGATTTAGCCTGTATTTCTTATGAAAATATGGTATTTTACACATCTTTTGACAGGGAAAAAATAAAAGAATTTATTGAAAAAAAAGATTTAAAAGAAGTTTTGGAGATGGACTGGGGATATAAAATTGAAGAGATAAAATGTGGAATTGAATGCAATTTTTTAGTTGGCTGGACGAAAAAGCCGTCAATTTCTAGTGAAATGATTAAAATTGTGAAATCTTCAATAGATAAAAAATTTTTAAGTGAAGTTCAAGATATTGTAAATAATTTGAGAGAAGCTATTATTAACGGAGAAAAAGAAAAAATAAAAAAATTGATTGAAAATAATGGAAATATTTTGAAAAAATTAAATGAAAATATTTATAGTTTAGAATTGTTAAAACTTGTCCAAGCTACACAAGGACTTGATATATGTGCTAAAAGTAGCGGTTCTGGCGGTGGCGACTGTGGAATTGCGATTTCTTTTGATGAAAATGACAGTAAAGAATTGATTAAGAGATGGGAAAAATTGGAAATAGAGATAATATTTTCTGGAAAATTATAA
- the atpG gene encoding ATP synthase F1 subunit gamma, whose amino-acid sequence MAANMKEIKERIDSVKNTSQITNAMNIVSSTKFKKFQVLTLKSRSYAETLDIAFDNLVAGLKGNKFVIFDGKSQVKKVGIIVMTSDRGLCGSFNSNTHRKLEEMRRNFQKENKEISVITIGKKAKDYCKTRNIDVDSEYTQMIPETMFEKAKKISEDVVQFYLDDYYDEVYLIYSKFVSAVEYNIQTEKLLPIEKKEGLPTKEYMFDPSEDEVLNAFIPQVLNIKLYQALLENSASEHSARMSAMKQANDNAADMIKKLEVQYNRERQGLITQELTEIIGGSSGVQ is encoded by the coding sequence ATGGCTGCAAATATGAAAGAAATAAAAGAGAGAATTGACAGCGTAAAAAATACGAGTCAAATCACAAATGCGATGAATATTGTTTCTTCTACAAAATTTAAAAAGTTTCAAGTATTGACGCTAAAATCTCGTAGTTATGCGGAGACACTGGATATAGCGTTTGATAACTTAGTTGCGGGATTAAAAGGTAATAAATTTGTAATATTCGATGGAAAATCTCAGGTAAAAAAAGTTGGAATTATTGTTATGACTTCAGATAGAGGGCTTTGTGGAAGTTTTAATTCAAATACGCATAGAAAACTTGAAGAAATGAGAAGAAATTTTCAAAAAGAAAATAAAGAGATTTCTGTAATTACAATCGGAAAAAAGGCGAAAGATTATTGCAAAACAAGAAATATAGATGTCGATAGTGAATACACACAAATGATACCTGAGACTATGTTTGAAAAAGCAAAAAAAATAAGTGAAGATGTTGTACAGTTTTATTTGGATGACTACTATGACGAAGTTTATTTAATTTACTCAAAATTTGTATCAGCGGTAGAATATAATATCCAGACAGAAAAATTACTTCCAATTGAAAAAAAGGAAGGGCTTCCAACAAAAGAGTATATGTTTGACCCATCGGAAGATGAAGTGCTAAATGCGTTTATTCCACAAGTTTTAAACATAAAATTGTATCAGGCTCTTTTGGAAAATTCTGCAAGTGAACATTCAGCCAGAATGTCAGCAATGAAGCAAGCCAATGACAATGCTGCAGATATGATAAAAAAATTGGAAGTGCAGTACAACAGAGAGCGTCAAGGACTTATAACACAGGAATTGACCGAAATAATCGGAGGTTCATCGGGAGTACAGTAG
- a CDS encoding DUF4912 domain-containing protein, with amino-acid sequence MVQKNRRAKRTHYRNYVNKKFTMNKKIERELRKILNFVPFEVVERMLIVKSLKNIFEIKRSKVFYRNFINKKLIGSLGKKYRKIFREISFNYESMTVDQIKKRHTETEINRSKFAIGTEFDGNSNHGDIYFDKSPLPSSYFVDEIVLMPKNPTTLFAYWEIREDTFRRLSNDNNVVDNIIIKLFKDGQEYRKIVRHERIGSHYITGIDVNEHYEVSVGYEDIYGNFSEVAHSVEAISPNDKISDNLDLLWGTVKEDKNTNQLIKYINIPVMTPENKEFLELSGEFEDETGDEFIYEIIRRLRKVGSSEILVEEEALKGRTLKSKPDRLDMSGARSS; translated from the coding sequence ATGGTGCAAAAAAATCGTAGGGCAAAAAGAACACATTATAGAAATTATGTAAATAAAAAATTTACAATGAATAAAAAAATAGAAAGAGAATTAAGAAAAATATTAAACTTCGTTCCATTTGAAGTTGTTGAACGAATGTTGATAGTAAAATCTTTAAAAAATATTTTTGAAATAAAAAGAAGCAAAGTTTTTTATAGAAATTTTATAAATAAAAAACTAATAGGAAGTTTAGGTAAAAAATATAGAAAAATTTTTAGAGAAATATCCTTTAATTATGAAAGTATGACAGTAGATCAAATAAAAAAAAGACATACCGAAACAGAAATAAATCGTTCAAAATTTGCGATAGGAACAGAATTTGATGGAAATTCTAATCACGGAGATATTTATTTTGATAAATCACCGCTTCCATCTTCATACTTTGTAGATGAAATAGTTCTTATGCCAAAAAATCCAACAACATTGTTTGCTTATTGGGAAATTAGGGAAGATACATTTAGAAGATTGTCGAATGACAACAATGTAGTTGATAATATAATTATTAAATTGTTTAAAGATGGACAAGAATACAGAAAAATAGTAAGGCATGAAAGAATTGGTTCGCATTATATTACAGGAATTGATGTAAACGAGCATTATGAAGTTTCAGTTGGATATGAAGATATTTATGGAAATTTTTCTGAAGTAGCGCATTCAGTTGAGGCAATTTCACCAAATGATAAAATATCTGATAATTTAGACTTATTATGGGGAACTGTAAAAGAAGATAAAAATACTAATCAACTTATAAAATATATAAATATTCCTGTGATGACACCAGAAAATAAAGAGTTCTTGGAACTTTCTGGAGAATTTGAAGATGAAACAGGAGATGAATTTATTTATGAAATAATAAGAAGATTGAGAAAAGTTGGTTCATCTGAAATTTTAGTCGAAGAAGAAGCATTAAAAGGAAGAACATTGAAATCAAAACCAGATAGGCTTGATATGAGTGGAGCTAGAAGTAGTTAA
- the atpE gene encoding ATP synthase F0 subunit C, whose protein sequence is MAATAEIINAAALLGAGIAAIGGVGAGLGQGIATGYAVEAISRQPEAKQDIMQTLITGLAITESSAIYALVIAFLLIFLKG, encoded by the coding sequence ATGGCAGCAACAGCAGAAATCATTAATGCAGCAGCATTATTAGGAGCAGGAATAGCAGCAATAGGAGGAGTTGGAGCAGGACTTGGGCAAGGAATTGCAACAGGATATGCAGTAGAAGCTATTTCAAGACAACCTGAAGCAAAACAAGATATTATGCAGACATTAATTACAGGATTGGCAATTACTGAGTCATCAGCAATTTATGCATTAGTAATCGCATTCTTATTAATTTTCTTAAAAGGATAG
- the atpF gene encoding F0F1 ATP synthase subunit B, which produces MNEGAKLVNIDFTMAIQIINFLVLVYFFTRAFSKKIGKILEDRKKMALSEMEIVENEKEKLEEKKKNIEKLKKESKRRANDILIKAERQADERKDQIINLAMNNRERMMMKAEADIEKMRQKAKFELQKEVGEMAVDLAEKIIKENIDKSQDKTIDKFIDGLGD; this is translated from the coding sequence ATGAATGAAGGAGCAAAATTAGTAAATATTGATTTTACAATGGCTATTCAAATAATAAATTTTTTAGTATTAGTCTATTTTTTCACGCGGGCATTTTCAAAAAAAATTGGAAAAATTTTGGAAGATAGAAAAAAAATGGCGTTATCAGAAATGGAAATCGTTGAAAATGAAAAAGAAAAATTGGAAGAAAAAAAGAAAAATATTGAAAAGTTAAAAAAAGAATCCAAAAGACGTGCAAATGACATTTTGATAAAAGCTGAAAGACAAGCTGATGAAAGAAAAGATCAAATTATAAATTTGGCTATGAATAACCGTGAAAGAATGATGATGAAAGCGGAAGCTGATATTGAAAAAATGCGACAAAAAGCTAAATTTGAGTTGCAAAAAGAAGTCGGAGAAATGGCTGTGGATCTTGCAGAAAAAATTATTAAAGAAAATATTGATAAAAGTCAAGATAAAACAATTGATAAATTTATTGATGGATTAGGAGATTAA
- the atpC gene encoding ATP synthase F1 subunit epsilon: MATEFILKAVTPEGLVFEKPVTFVKLRTENGDIGILAKHINFISPIGAGEMVVRENDKEEVTYYLEGGFLEVRQDKVVILGETLVESTKAEAVKRARNAAIEIAKKHKIQEERDILGTKKRLQSNLTRK, translated from the coding sequence ATGGCTACAGAATTTATTTTAAAAGCAGTAACTCCGGAAGGTCTTGTGTTTGAGAAGCCGGTAACTTTCGTGAAGCTTAGAACAGAAAATGGAGATATTGGAATTCTTGCCAAACATATAAATTTTATTTCCCCAATCGGTGCTGGAGAAATGGTAGTTAGGGAAAATGACAAAGAGGAAGTTACATATTATTTGGAAGGTGGATTTTTAGAAGTAAGACAGGATAAAGTTGTAATTTTGGGGGAAACTTTGGTTGAATCAACAAAAGCTGAAGCTGTCAAAAGAGCAAGAAATGCTGCAATTGAAATTGCAAAAAAACATAAAATTCAAGAAGAACGTGATATTTTAGGGACTAAAAAACGACTTCAAAGTAATTTGACAAGAAAGTAA
- the atpD gene encoding F0F1 ATP synthase subunit beta, which produces MNKGKLVQVIGPVIDVRFENELPDIYNALEVQTKSGKLVAEVHSHNGNNVVRAVAMSGTDGLRRGLEVIDTGKPIQVPVGRDTLGRIFNVLGETVDDGEPLDNESVLKESIHKEAPSFEEQGTDTEILETGIKVVDLLAPYLKGGKIGLFGGAGVGKTVLIQELINNIAKGHGGLSVFAGVGERTREGRDLYNEMTESGVIDKTALVYGQMNEPPGARLRVGLTALTMAEYFRDKEGQNVLLFIDNIFRFTQAGAEVSALLGRMPSAVGYQPNLATEMGALQERITSTNAGSITSVQAVYVPADDLTDPAPATTFAHLDATTVLSRQIASLGIYPAVDPLDSTSRILEPEIVGNEHYKVARDTQKVLQRYKELQDIIAILGMDELDEEDKLTVNRARKIQRFFSQPFSVAEQFTGMKGKYVPLRETIRGFKEILDGLHDDLPEQAFLYVGTIDEAVAKARELMAE; this is translated from the coding sequence ATGAATAAAGGTAAATTAGTTCAGGTAATTGGACCAGTTATAGATGTAAGATTTGAAAATGAATTGCCAGACATTTATAACGCTTTGGAAGTCCAAACAAAGAGTGGTAAATTAGTTGCAGAAGTACACTCACACAACGGAAACAACGTAGTAAGAGCAGTAGCGATGTCTGGAACTGACGGATTAAGACGTGGGCTGGAAGTAATTGACACAGGAAAACCTATTCAAGTACCAGTTGGTAGAGATACTTTGGGAAGAATATTCAATGTTTTGGGAGAAACGGTTGATGATGGAGAACCACTTGATAATGAAAGCGTTCTAAAAGAGTCAATTCACAAAGAAGCACCATCTTTTGAAGAACAAGGAACAGACACAGAAATCTTGGAAACTGGAATAAAAGTTGTAGATTTATTAGCGCCATATTTAAAAGGTGGAAAGATTGGACTTTTTGGAGGTGCAGGAGTAGGAAAGACTGTGCTTATTCAAGAGTTAATTAATAATATTGCAAAAGGACACGGAGGACTTTCTGTTTTTGCAGGAGTAGGAGAACGTACAAGAGAAGGAAGAGATTTGTATAATGAAATGACTGAAAGTGGAGTTATAGATAAAACTGCCTTAGTATACGGACAAATGAATGAACCACCTGGTGCAAGACTAAGAGTAGGTTTGACAGCACTTACAATGGCTGAATATTTTAGAGATAAGGAAGGACAGAATGTACTTTTATTTATCGACAACATTTTCAGATTTACTCAAGCTGGAGCGGAAGTTTCGGCACTACTTGGAAGAATGCCATCAGCAGTTGGTTATCAGCCAAATTTGGCAACTGAAATGGGAGCGTTGCAAGAAAGAATTACTTCAACAAATGCAGGTTCAATTACATCAGTTCAAGCTGTATACGTACCAGCGGATGACTTGACTGACCCAGCACCGGCAACAACGTTTGCACATTTGGATGCAACTACGGTGCTTTCAAGACAGATTGCTTCACTTGGAATTTATCCAGCGGTCGATCCGCTTGATTCTACATCGAGAATATTGGAACCAGAGATTGTTGGAAATGAACACTATAAAGTTGCGAGAGATACTCAGAAAGTGTTGCAAAGATATAAAGAATTACAAGATATAATCGCTATTTTGGGTATGGATGAATTGGATGAAGAAGATAAATTAACCGTAAACCGTGCAAGAAAAATTCAAAGATTTTTCTCACAACCATTTTCTGTTGCAGAACAGTTTACTGGAATGAAAGGGAAATATGTACCTTTAAGGGAAACAATTCGTGGATTTAAAGAAATTTTGGACGGACTTCACGATGATTTGCCAGAACAGGCATTTTTATATGTAGGAACTATTGATGAAGCGGTTGCAAAAGCAAGAGAATTGATGGCAGAATAA
- the fni gene encoding type 2 isopentenyl-diphosphate Delta-isomerase has protein sequence MKRKDDHIKFALRCKSDYNSFDDVQLEHSSLPKYNLEEIDLSTNFAGHNFKFPFFINAMTGGSEAGKNINEKLAKIANECEILLVTGSYSAALKNKDDDSFKIVRKNNKNLLLATNIGIDKDFTSGQIAIKELNPIFLQIHINLMQELIMPEGSRNFNEWESNLGNFIKNIKVPLILKEVGFGMDSKTIEKAIELGIKTVDISGRGGTNFAYIENMRRKNHFEYLNDWGKTTVQALLDAKKFDGKVEIVASGGVRNPLDVIKCLVLGASGVGISGTILKFLSEYSTDEIIEILNSWKHECKMIMCALNTKNLNELKNVKYYLYGKTLEYYKNL, from the coding sequence ATGAAAAGAAAAGATGATCACATTAAGTTTGCTCTACGGTGTAAAAGTGATTATAATAGCTTTGACGATGTTCAGTTGGAGCACAGTTCACTGCCAAAATATAATTTGGAAGAAATTGATTTATCGACAAATTTTGCAGGACATAATTTTAAGTTTCCATTTTTTATCAATGCAATGACAGGTGGAAGTGAAGCTGGAAAAAATATCAACGAAAAATTGGCTAAAATTGCAAATGAATGTGAAATTTTGCTTGTAACTGGTTCATACAGCGCAGCACTGAAAAATAAAGATGACGATTCATTCAAAATTGTGCGAAAAAATAATAAAAATTTATTACTTGCGACAAACATCGGAATTGATAAAGATTTCACAAGTGGACAAATAGCGATAAAAGAATTAAATCCAATATTCTTGCAAATTCATATAAATCTTATGCAGGAGCTCATAATGCCTGAAGGAAGTCGAAATTTTAATGAATGGGAAAGTAATTTGGGAAATTTTATAAAAAATATAAAAGTTCCGTTGATTTTAAAAGAAGTTGGCTTTGGAATGGACAGCAAAACCATTGAAAAAGCGATAGAATTGGGAATAAAAACAGTGGATATAAGTGGTCGTGGCGGAACAAACTTTGCTTATATCGAAAATATGCGCCGTAAAAATCATTTTGAATATTTGAATGACTGGGGAAAGACGACGGTTCAAGCACTTTTGGATGCAAAAAAGTTTGATGGAAAAGTTGAAATTGTTGCAAGTGGCGGAGTGAGAAATCCGCTTGATGTAATAAAATGCCTTGTATTAGGAGCAAGTGGCGTTGGAATTTCAGGGACAATTTTAAAATTTTTGAGTGAATATTCTACAGATGAAATTATAGAAATTTTGAATAGCTGGAAACATGAGTGTAAAATGATAATGTGCGCTTTAAATACGAAAAATTTAAATGAATTAAAAAATGTGAAATATTATTTGTATGGAAAAACACTAGAGTATTATAAAAATTTATAA